ttgaaacttggtaagtagatgtattttgtgaaccgcattaagattttcacacaaaaatagaaaaaaaacaataaatttttggggttccccatacttcgaactgaaactcaaaattttttttttcatcaaacccatacgtgtggggtatctatggataggtcttcaaaaatgatattgaggtttctaatatcatttttttctaaactgaatagtttgcgcgagagacacttccaaagtggtaaaatgtgtgtccccccccccccccccgtaacttctaaaataagagaatgataaaactaaaaaaaatatatgatgtacattaccatgtaaacttccaccgaaaattggtttgaacgagatctagtaagtagttttttttttatacgtcataaatcgcctaaatacggaacccttcatgggcgagtccgactcgcacttggccgctttttagcattataataaaggtaaacaatcttgatgtgtactTTTATTGAAAAAGCGTGTTTTTCAATGAAAAGAcatatcaagattgtttaccctgTTATTGTAAACAATGAAAATTATCATAATAAATTCCAAGATTTATAAAGTGGactaaaaaaattacacattgGCTGATGAgatttattatgtttaataaaCCTTGTTTATTTACAGAATTAATCCTAAAgtacaaattatataatataggtaatactTACTATGAATTTATTCTCTAATAGCAGAGGCAACACTACCTAACAAATGACTGACAGCAACACTTGTAACCTTACATCATTGCTATTTTTTGGCAAATATCAAACATTCATGCATCAAAATGATTGGGGTATGATTATCaatgcaagatttgacccacactactatagttcgttttttaagcattagaaaaaaggtaaacaatcttgatgtgtcttttaattgagaaacatgtttttaaaataagtcacggcaaatatgtaacaattatgaatctaatacgatcatttatattcttcataagtataagttactgatttttaaaaagcgtttttctattaaaagacatgtcacgattgcttaccttctttctaatgctaaaaaaaacgaactataacataCATACTAACAGagcaatttaattaaaaacttgTAAGAACAAGCAATTTAAAACACAATAACATACCTTTATCAGGGCTTAAACATTGTTTGGATAAAGCACCAGCATTTTTCTTACTGATGGCCACTTCAGCATTATTAAGTATCATATCCATTACACTTGTTGCTATGGACAAAGATTCTTCACCATGTTCTTTATTTTCTTGTACTGTTTTGGTGTCTTTATCCAATAAAATTGAATTGTTTATTTCACTACTTGATTTACTGGTGCAAGTTAGTAGTTTATGCAGTAAGGTGGATGGTTGACACTTCTCATCTTTActatacctatttttattttgtaactcAGAGATGTTTAGCAACTTTTGATTACCATCTTTATTTTCtaacttttgtatttttgtttcttCTTTGCTCAGGTGTAAATCATTATCAGAATTCTTTGGACTTATATTTGTACTATTTAATTCAATATTCTTTTCATTATTCTGTCCACCTCCTTGTTGATGCAGTTCTACATTATCAGGCAACTCTTCATTACCATCAATATTTACATTGGATTTGAATGTGCATTCATGAGCATTGGTTATGATTTCATCTGAAcactttttttgttttatatttatatgcatTTTTATACAGTTTTGACCCAAAGATAGTAAATTTGCAGCTGCTTGATTAGCGAGTGTTTCTTCATTCTCTAGTTCTAACAAGGAATCATTTGATGATGGGTTTGGAGATGCTGACATTGTTGTTTCTTCACTGTACACTGACTCGGAACCTATATTGTAGGTCTGTTGTTTTATCTCACAGTCCCTTGTGGCAACGCCAGAATTATTGGACAATGTAAGTTGTAGTTCTAAAtctaagttgtttttattatctCCTTTATATGTATCTTTTATTATTTGGTTCACCGCATCCTTGTCAGATGAACACCTTAAAACAATGTCTTGctcttcaatatatttttttattgcatcAACATTTTCGGCTTCTGATTCCTTACTTGTATTGACAGTAGGGGTTACTCTATCTATTTCTATTACTTCTTTGTCTGACatcttcataaaaatatttgatatgacTTTACATCTGAAACACATTTAGATTGAATATCCATTAAATTTCTGTAATACAGAGTTACATGGTATTATTCTATAAACACCATTAATAGTTGGGTTAAGACAATTTTTTACAACATCCATAtgtgaaatgtaaataaaataataaccttATTGAGATAAAAAGTCACTTATGAATCAGCCCTTACATTAGTTATTAAGTCAATTCGCTCAAAGAACTTTAATTTCTTGTCGAAACATTTAGAAGCCAACCAATATATTACAaagcccaataaaaaaaatctacacgATATCATGTGTATAGCTTTGGCCACTTGgactaataaattaaattacaataaattgCTTAATAGTACTGGAAGTACATACACACATCATTAGATATGAACACTTCACATCCTTGTATCTAAAGACTACTAACCACATAGATACAAACAGTTACTCAGCCCTGCAGTTTTTCATGAATGCAACTTAGTATGAATTGCTAGCATATACCTAACTGCATGCACAAgcatatttaatatataaacaGTATACTTATTCTCGAACATGAGAttgaagaaatacatttaaataaggatCTAATGAGGATTTTGACGAAATGTTGACATTCGCTTAGCTCGCTTAGCATACACTAAATAAATAGCATATACATAAACACAACAGATAGAATCCTTGAAATGAACAGTGACTCTTGCAGTGAGTCTAATGAATAAACTATACTCATTGCTTTACATATAACATATAGTATtctaatgtatttttaatgtatgttTAGGGTACCGAAATAGGTAAAATTCAGCACTAGGCGCGAATACTTAATTTGTAGAATTCCTACCTAAGTCCAATGCCTCTATATACAAATTAACGATGCGTTATAATATGAATTAAGTGGCAATTAAAAGATGATAAGCAACAACAAACTGAACTCGCTTCCAGTGACATGCGACTACAAAATATCTTCGGGCGGCATTTCATCTTGAAACAGTGATTGCACCACGATCGGAAATGACTACAGACTAGAAGCACATCTAAGTGTACTCTACTTTTAAACAATATACTACATCATAAAGATTACCGACTTACCTAAttaaagaaaaactgcatttgaAACTTGTATAAACGAGATTGAGATTAGTGGTTATCACGCCATTTCACGCATCTAAACAAAGAATGAAAGAATCAGTGCGCCATTTTTCGTTTCTGACACTAGTAGTACTAATGTTGCCAGCACTATACTCAAGTTCAAGTAGACATACCTAGCATGATTTACATGTATCTCGTTAAACGGTAAAACGTGAAGTGAATATCGATTTTGTATTCTTGTGGACTCGAGCATCCTTACTTTGACGTTTATTGTATTGTCAGCGAGTGCGAAACAAATGTGTCGGTTGGCTGAGCTGATGACCTTTTACATTGACGTCGAGGAAGAGAAAGTTAACAATATTTGAAGTCGAATAAAGGTTTTTACAGCTTGTTCTAAAGTATGGATCTAGCTAAAGCTCTGTTCAGTTCGCGTGATCATGATGGCTACGTCGGGCGTGAAGACCACGAAAGGAAAATCAGTTCGGCCCTAGCAGATGACGATCCAGAAGACGTAATCAATGCAATCCATGACTTAAATGTTGCTGAAGAGTTGTTTCCTATACCAGGAGGAGCTTTTTCTGCTCTCACTCTCAGCATGGTACCTCAAGATATAATGGTTAAGTTAGCCCAACCGGAGGCAGAAGGCCACGGCCATGGCCTGCCAAACTACAGATTCGATGAATTTGGCTTCTGTGTTGACGAGGAAGAAGAAATGGAACAAAATTCCAACAAAGTGCAGCCTAACACATTGGCCGAAGATGATCAACATCATCTGCAGTGGGAGTTCTACAGCAAAGAAATTAGTTTCGCAGAAGGTGGCAAACTGGAAAAGACAGATAAGTTACAGAGAATGGTCAAAGATGGGGTCCCTCACTCTCTCCGACCACAGGTTTGGATGAACTTATGTGGTGCTAATAAAAAAAGATCTTCAACTGAAATTACTTACCATGAAATTGTACGAGCATCAAGTGATGATGGATTAGTTACAAGTAAACAAATTGAAAAAGATTTGGTTCAAATCCTTCCTAATAATGTTTGTTTTTCGCACCCAACAAGTACCGGAGTGCCGAGATTACGCAGGATCCTCCGAGCCCTGGCTTGGCTTTACCCTGACATTGGGTATTGTCAGGGTACAGGTATGATTGCTGCTTCACTTCTACTTCTAATGGAAGAAGAGGATGCTTTTTGGATCATGTGCACCACGGTGGAAGACCTCTTGCCAGCATCGTATTATTCTTCAACATTGATTGGCATACAGGCAGATCAAAAGGTGTTAAGAAGTCTTATTTCAACATACTTGCCAGGCATTGACCAAGTTTTGAATGCCCATGACATAGAACTTTCATTGATTACTATGCATTGGTTTTTAACATTATATGCTAATGTTGTCAATATGAAAATCTTATTAAGGATTTGGGATTTATTTTTCCTTGATGGCTCAATTATACTCTTCAAAGTTACTTTGgccatgttaaaaataaaagaaaatagatTTACTGAAATATCAAACTCTGCACAGATCTTTAATGCCCTATCAGACATACCAGGTGAAATTGATGATGTGGAAATGCTCATAAAAACAATAGATGAAGTATGTGGTGACACATTGAGTCCAGCATTGATAGAGACACATCGCAGAAGACACTTGGCGTATCTGATGGCCGACCAAGGAGCATTAGTTGGCAATCCCAGTGCAGTTCCTAACCTACCTAAGCAACAGCTGCAtaggcggcaaattaaaaaaagcaaatctGTCATACAAACCATTTTGTTTGGAGATGACAGCAATAATGAGGATGCAGTTTCTAAAAATGTGAAGCAAACTGAAATATTAGTTGACCTTCGTGAAGCAATCTTACAAGTTGCTCGTCATTTTTTAGCCTTAGAACCACAACTAGCATCTGAAATTCAACTGACAGCAGATTATACCATGCAAAGTCATGCAGCAGACCGAGAAAGATATGTAAATGTGTCTAGAAGTAAAAGGCGAAGAGCTAAGGCTCTCTTAGATTTTGAAAGAAGAGATGGGGATGAGTTAGGATTCAGAAAAAATGATGTTATCGAAGTCATCAGCTCAAGAGATGAGCACTGTTGGATTGGTGAATTAAATGGCCTGCGAGGGTGGTTCCCAGCAAGGTTTGTTAAGCTGCTGGATGAAAAAGGGGTGAAATACAGCAGAGCCGGAGATGATTCAGTCACCGAAAAGGCAGCCCACTTGGTACGAGGAGTTCTGGCTCCTGCTTTTAAAAGAGTTCTTTTACATGGTATAAAGAGACCAAGTTTTCTAGATGGTCCCTGCCATCCCTGGTTATTTATTGAGGAAGCCTCATCTCGAGAGGTTGAAAAAGAttttaattctgtttatagtaGGCTAGTCTTGTGTAAAACATATCGGCTAGATGAAGATGGCAAAGTTTTGACTCCAGAAGAATTACTGTATAGATGTGTTCAGGCCATCAATTTATCACATGATAATGCGCATGCTCAGATGGATGTAAAATTACGTACATTGATTTGTATGGGTTTGAATGAAGAAGCCTTGCATTTATGGCTTGAAGTTCTGTGCTCGTGTGTTGATATTGTTCAGAAGTGGTACCATCCTTGGTCATTCATTAACTCACCTGGTTGGGTGCAGATAAAGTGTGAACTTCGAATATTATCACAATTTGGGTTTAACCTGAATCCAGACTGGGAATTGCCGCTAAAAAAAGACACTCAAAATCAACCATTAAAAGAAGGTGTTCGAGATATGTTAGTAAAGCACCACTTATTTTCTTGGGATCTCTAATTATAAAtgactattataattatatatatgtacttgtTTATGAAAAGGTACCTAAGCAAatgttatatgtatacatacattATCAGCTTTACATGTGTcttttaagtaatatttaaatataatttctacTGGTCTAAGTAGTAAAGttaaataagttaattttaatttatttatacattgcCTATATATTATGGTTAAATTTAATTGTTATCATGTAATAGTTTTAAAAGCAAAATATaagaataaattattatatgcACTGATTCGTTTGTTTTAATAAGGAATGAGTGGGACAACtatattaatttaaaggtaGAGGGGAAAACAGAAAATTTGTGTAATTTGTAGTTTTAAAACTGTACCCAGTCGTCCACGGCAAGGACATGTATTAAGTtaattaagtaatataaatagaaagaaaagcacttgtaaattcatacGTAAAGTGTgacagaggcaacacgtcgaacgtggttcgtggTAGGCTCTCTCTAGAAGATAACACATTTCTACCAATACAAAATTAGCGTTTTGTATTTTTCTTACTTCCATAACATATTTTTGTCGTTCCGAGTAGGTACCAaagagttataaataaaataataagcatctTCCAAATTATCAAACATGGTAATGGAAACCTAGTTTACAGtagatatggtgctactttcccgcactagtgcggaaatgagaactttccgtgcctatgtcgaaagtttaaagggccatacgtactgtaaaacgttgtacgatacacgtgcgaataggtaattcgcaactcgggtcgatttaaaacactccctttggtcgtgttttaattgatcgccactcgttgcgaatttcctgctttccgcacttgtatcgtaaataactcttattCTAACTAAGATGATCtaatctgaggggctaccgcgaaaaccgaatttcgcatattgcggggatttttctctgtcactctaaatacgccttcattggagtaaaagagaaagatccccgcaatttgcgaaattcggttttcgcggaagCCCctctggtacagtcgccataatTAGATATCGGCGAGCTAATTTAAATGATTGTATCCACAAAATGCGAAAAATTATCCGGTTCGGACTGCCCTTACCGTATCGTCTATGGAGCTTTTAACATCGGTCCGTTAGACGGTTCGGGCGTTTCAATTCGGATCCGATGTGGTGGAGTAATGTTATCCTGGCAACATTGCAGTAAATGTCAATGGCATAGTGCCGCAAACATTCTTCCTTCTTTTTCTCTTTGTATCGAGAAGTCAAACGTGCTTGTTCTCTCCGAGCTAAGGCCATTAGGCGACTTgcacaaaataattaaataaaatggcatcAAAGGCTGAATTAGCTTGTGTTTACTCCGCTCTCATCTTGGTTGATGATGATGTCGCTGTTACCGTAAGTTTcacagtaaattattaaagagtCACGGTGTCTTAGGTTATGTGCGTATTAATTATCCGTTTTAATCTCTTAATCTGCGGCGAATTTACGATTTATATTATTTGGAGCAGTTGCTAAGCGTGCTAAATATTACCAAAATATTCATATTTCTTGGTTTTGTGTTATAAATACCCATGTGTCAATCTTTTAACAGTGGTAATTAATGTGCTATATTTGTAGGGCGAGAAGATCTCTACGATCCTGAAGGCCGCCGGCGTGGATGTGGAGCCCTATTGGCCGGGCCTGTTCGCCAAGGCCCTGGAAGGCGTTAACGTGCGCGAGCTGATCACCAACATCGGCTCCGGCGTGGGAGCCGCCCCCGCCGCcggcgcgcccgccgccgccgccgctggcGCCGCGGCGCCCGCCGAGGCCGCCAAGGAGGAGAAGAAGGAGGAGGAGCCTGAAGAGTCCGACGACGATATGGGCTTCGGTGAGTGGAATGTTCTTAGCAATAAGTATTggtagtattatttattacatgtgACATCTCATGTCCTATTGTATCGGCACATTGTTGCTTTGTTGATATGTTAAGGGGGTTTTATATCTAAAACGTTATAAGATTTATTCTCTTCACACATGGCTATTATGGCTTGACtggattaaattataatttacatttgtCAACCTTGTGAGAAAAATCGCGATCTGTGTTCATGCCATGGCTGTTTAGTGTGACATTTATAGCTTAGACCTTAAGAGCCATTGgatttactatatttttttatttacaaagaaAAGCGCATGCTTTTGGTACTTGTTTTGTATAGCCGGTGTTGGGTAACCCGTCCCAACCAACCAATAACCTCCACAACCAATATTGGGATTAAGTCACAGTAAATAAACTCACTTTTATAATCATGACTCATGTGTCTAACACAAGCTTAAGAAAGATAAAGGCATGTAGCTATTTTAATTGTCTCAGTTATGTGatattaacattgtttttttttgtttcaggtctCTTCGACTAAGAAGCTTCACAGTGAAGTTTTTTTATTCCATCAAAAGCTTTACTAAGCTTGTATAGTTGTAAGGCAAAATGATAAcataaaaacttgaaaaaacGTATATTTCTTTCATTTTCTATAATAGTAAATGCTTTCACTTTTTAGATATTTCCTGCCATATTATATTATCATATTCCATTATTGGTGAAATGTCTTAAAAttgtgtattcccatttgtctcaGCCCCATGTGACTGTCGCCATACATGGGGTacaaatgggaatgatttatatgaaaacgcctattcccatctgtgcctgGCAGGGACAAATGCGAATATACTGaaattgtttgttttatatgtCCAATACTAAGATATAAATTAATTTggtaataacattttttttttggtgaatttccaatatgacttggaactccggtagccgtttaagaagtgtaacgctcttacggtagatgtcgctagggtccctaGCGACACCTACGCGACGgctataatatggtggaaagatttgctggctgtggatgaggtcttggtggctcagatggcagagcgctggaatatcgatccagaggccgtgagttcaagtctcacccaagacagtaatttttccactcttaaacattttaatactttgtaatttttaacttctatcatagagaaatatagtaagaagaGTCCTCACTCCATCATCAGTTTGACTATTAATTTCACGTCATGCTCCGTGGAAACCCCACTGTCTGTTTTGTGATTTATTGAAACGTAATGCTGATGTACACAATATGTACTGAAttagtacatacttaaaaataattgtacctCAATAGATCGAGAGTACAATTAACTCAATTCGGACTTGCTGTAGAGCATCTCCCCAgcaaccccaaaatttatttaaagaaaattcacgtaaatacctactttttagcAAATAAGACACTGAAAAAAATTGTACTGTGGTTTTTAACGTTGAATCAGTTAGCCATGGCTAGTTAAATTACTTAATTGTCGCCAGGACGCAAGCGCATCCAATCCAGCCGACTTCTCAAACGTAcgaaactttgtatttttatatacaatgggatacacacattttatttatgttatgaacttgGTTTCTGGTGAGAGTTCCAATGTTTTCTTGTCAACCAGCAATGGTGCATTGATCATaaacgtacctatttatttttagggttccgtacctcaaaaggaaaaacggaacggaacggaaactgctgaaccaattaagttgaaacttggtacacatatgtaagtctgtaacccaaagacggacatgtaacataattaaatg
This genomic window from Cydia amplana chromosome Z, ilCydAmpl1.1, whole genome shotgun sequence contains:
- the LOC134661278 gene encoding small G protein signaling modulator 3 homolog, translating into MDLAKALFSSRDHDGYVGREDHERKISSALADDDPEDVINAIHDLNVAEELFPIPGGAFSALTLSMVPQDIMVKLAQPEAEGHGHGLPNYRFDEFGFCVDEEEEMEQNSNKVQPNTLAEDDQHHLQWEFYSKEISFAEGGKLEKTDKLQRMVKDGVPHSLRPQVWMNLCGANKKRSSTEITYHEIVRASSDDGLVTSKQIEKDLVQILPNNVCFSHPTSTGVPRLRRILRALAWLYPDIGYCQGTGMIAASLLLLMEEEDAFWIMCTTVEDLLPASYYSSTLIGIQADQKVLRSLISTYLPGIDQVLNAHDIELSLITMHWFLTLYANVVNMKILLRIWDLFFLDGSIILFKVTLAMLKIKENRFTEISNSAQIFNALSDIPGEIDDVEMLIKTIDEVCGDTLSPALIETHRRRHLAYLMADQGALVGNPSAVPNLPKQQLHRRQIKKSKSVIQTILFGDDSNNEDAVSKNVKQTEILVDLREAILQVARHFLALEPQLASEIQLTADYTMQSHAADRERYVNVSRSKRRRAKALLDFERRDGDELGFRKNDVIEVISSRDEHCWIGELNGLRGWFPARFVKLLDEKGVKYSRAGDDSVTEKAAHLVRGVLAPAFKRVLLHGIKRPSFLDGPCHPWLFIEEASSREVEKDFNSVYSRLVLCKTYRLDEDGKVLTPEELLYRCVQAINLSHDNAHAQMDVKLRTLICMGLNEEALHLWLEVLCSCVDIVQKWYHPWSFINSPGWVQIKCELRILSQFGFNLNPDWELPLKKDTQNQPLKEGVRDMLVKHHLFSWDL
- the LOC134661925 gene encoding large ribosomal subunit protein P1 gives rise to the protein MASKAELACVYSALILVDDDVAVTGEKISTILKAAGVDVEPYWPGLFAKALEGVNVRELITNIGSGVGAAPAAGAPAAAAAGAAAPAEAAKEEKKEEEPEESDDDMGFGLFD